One window from the genome of Sesamum indicum cultivar Zhongzhi No. 13 linkage group LG15, S_indicum_v1.0, whole genome shotgun sequence encodes:
- the LOC105178271 gene encoding GLABRA2 expression modulator: MEQPAHKSQEGNNAEEKKPVSPGNDPTPVEKPAPEPKPEGSALKPGDGADDNTNDTTVDIDLNGRNGSPGENDIASRAGGLKPKKSVRWSHDVATGSPVPRGFDHGSSNPYVNYSPAPSANSSSFNFKDTMVSVKNVLGRWGKQVGEATRMAEDFAENTWQHLKTSPSLAEAALGRIAHGTKVLAEGGYEKIFRQTFETISDEQLKDSYACYLSTSAGPVMGVLYVSTAKLAFCSDNPLPYQSGNKTEWSYYKIVIPLHLLKAVNTSASRTNPAEKYIQVISIDNHEFWYMGFMSYAGAVTCLQGTLQPHQIQSV, translated from the exons ATGGAGCAGCCGGCGCACAAAAGTCAAGAGGGCAACAATGCCGAGGAAAAGAAACCCGTATCACCGGGTAATGATCCGACCCCTGTCGAGAAACCCGCCCCGGAACCGAAGCCCGAGGGCAGCGCGTTAAAGCCAGGAGATGGTGCTGATGATAACACCAATGACACCACCGTCGATATTGATTTAAATGGGAGAAACGGTAGTCCGGGGGAGAATGATATTGCGTCGCGGGCGGGCGGTTTGAAACCGAAAAAATCGGTGCGGTGGAGCCATGATGTGGCGACGGGGTCGCCGGTGCCGAGGGGTTTTGATCACGGATCCAGCAATCCATACGTTAATTACTCGCCCGCGCCTTCCGCCAATTCCTCGTCCTTCAATTTCAAAG ATACTATGGTTAGTGTGAAGAATGTGCTGGGGAGATGGGGGAAGCAGGTAGGAGAAGCAACGAGAATGGCTGAGGATTTTGCGGAGAACACTTGGCAGCATT TGAAAACAAGCCCTAGTCTAGCGGAGGCCGCCCTAGGAAGAATTGCACATGGAACAAAGGTTCTAGCTGAAGGTGGTTATGAGAAAATATTCCGGCAAACATTCGAGACAATTTCAGACGAGCAGCTGAAAGATTCATATGCATGTTACTTATCCACTTCAGCCGGGCCCGTCATGGGTGTTCTGTATGTGTCCACTGCGAAGCTGGCATTTTGTAGTGATAATCCGCTACCGTATCAAAGTGGTAACAAGACTGAGTGGAGCTATTATAAG ATTGTCATCCCATTACATCTACTGAAAGCTGTGAACACTTCAGCAAGCAGAACAAATCCAGCTGAGAAATACATCCAGGTTATATCCATTGATAACCATGAATTTTGGTATATGGGCTTTATGAGTTATGCCGGAGCAGTCACTTGCTTACAGGGGACACTACAACCTCATCAAATCCAGTCCGTGTAA